In a single window of the Gemmatimonadota bacterium genome:
- a CDS encoding DnaB-like helicase C-terminal domain-containing protein, whose amino-acid sequence MSRRIPTGFPALDQLLGGGVRREDLVVLGGDSGSGCSALALGIAVRAATAGHTVAVLSTEMSATRIAERALALSAKATLDELAGDALLDHRRAEIATVALRLRELPISFQSQPVEGWPIDLRAAVDHWDLLVVDCLEGLEVDGRAPSDAAALRVAALKRLAIGREAAVLLVVHSSDSPASRADRRPAIGDFTASAALRQHADLILGLYREELYDADLGIAGAAEVRVLKDRHGAGGTIDLFFTPRWLRFEDLGED is encoded by the coding sequence ATGAGCCGCCGTATTCCGACCGGCTTCCCCGCCCTCGACCAACTCCTTGGTGGCGGCGTGCGACGCGAGGACCTCGTCGTCCTGGGTGGCGACTCCGGCAGCGGCTGCAGCGCGCTGGCCTTGGGAATCGCCGTGCGAGCCGCGACGGCTGGTCACACGGTGGCCGTGCTCAGCACCGAAATGAGCGCCACCCGCATCGCAGAACGGGCGCTGGCGCTCTCGGCCAAGGCGACGCTCGACGAGCTCGCCGGCGACGCACTCCTCGACCACCGTCGGGCGGAGATTGCGACCGTCGCCCTGCGGCTGCGCGAGCTGCCGATCTCGTTTCAATCACAGCCGGTCGAGGGATGGCCGATCGACCTGCGCGCGGCCGTCGACCACTGGGACCTGCTGGTCGTGGACTGCCTGGAAGGACTGGAAGTCGACGGCCGGGCGCCGAGCGACGCCGCCGCACTCCGCGTCGCCGCCCTGAAGCGGCTCGCCATCGGTCGCGAGGCCGCCGTCCTGCTGGTGGTGCACAGCAGCGATTCACCGGCATCGCGGGCGGACCGACGTCCGGCGATTGGCGACTTCACGGCCTCGGCGGCGCTCCGCCAGCATGCCGACCTGATCTTGGGGTTGTATCGGGAGGAGTTGTACGACGCAGACCTGGGGATCGCCGGGGCGGCGGAGGTCCGGGTGCTCAAGGACCGGCACGGCGCCGGGGGGACGATCGACCTCTTCTTCACCCCCCGGTGGCTCCGATTCGAGGACCTCGGCGAGGACTAG
- a CDS encoding glycosyltransferase family 4 protein produces the protein MSRHPLRVTIASANPFGGAGVHSAALADYLANRGDEVQFVFAASERGLGRDECHLPSHPAVRVLPRVGGGTTIARSRRVGWAVRHTQPDATYLSKGNPHEATLLGVLGCAVAAPLVIFEHDAPPDPYAPRWRRWGPPRWAHDGGARMLLRGQHRLAARVVTNSESTREKQRRFYGGRVDEIVPLGVDLTRFSRTAPLLPRRSGACRIGLVGRADVPMKGLDLAFAAIGALPAALQAKLELVMPVAPPNRPTIAALADSVGTTPWLTLIELVAPADLPALYASFDVLLVASRFEGGPYTMLEAMACGTPVIATPVGLVPNVIEDGVNGIRVSATDSVPALVEGIERFLALSPEARAELGGRAREIIVRNHDAEHHFARLRAILHEVAGR, from the coding sequence ATGAGCCGCCATCCATTGCGGGTGACGATCGCCTCAGCGAACCCCTTTGGCGGCGCCGGCGTCCACTCGGCAGCCTTGGCCGATTACCTGGCCAATCGGGGCGACGAGGTCCAGTTCGTCTTCGCTGCCAGCGAACGCGGTCTTGGTCGTGACGAGTGCCATCTCCCGAGCCACCCCGCAGTTCGTGTGCTGCCCCGCGTGGGTGGGGGAACCACCATCGCGCGCAGTCGACGCGTCGGCTGGGCGGTTCGCCACACCCAACCGGATGCGACCTATTTGAGCAAGGGGAACCCGCACGAGGCCACCCTGCTCGGGGTACTCGGCTGTGCAGTCGCTGCCCCGCTCGTGATCTTCGAACACGACGCACCACCAGACCCGTACGCTCCGCGATGGCGCCGCTGGGGGCCGCCCCGCTGGGCGCACGACGGCGGTGCCCGAATGCTCCTCCGGGGGCAGCATCGCCTCGCCGCCCGGGTCGTCACGAACAGCGAATCGACCCGGGAGAAGCAGCGGCGGTTCTACGGCGGCAGAGTCGACGAAATCGTGCCACTCGGGGTGGACCTCACGCGCTTCAGCCGGACGGCACCGCTCCTGCCGAGACGATCGGGCGCCTGCCGCATCGGGCTCGTCGGTCGAGCCGACGTCCCGATGAAAGGCCTCGACTTGGCGTTCGCCGCCATCGGCGCACTGCCCGCAGCGCTCCAAGCCAAGCTGGAGCTCGTGATGCCGGTTGCACCGCCAAATCGCCCCACAATCGCCGCGCTGGCAGACTCCGTGGGCACCACCCCCTGGCTCACGCTGATCGAGCTGGTCGCGCCGGCTGACCTCCCCGCCCTGTATGCGTCCTTCGACGTCCTCCTCGTCGCCAGCCGCTTCGAGGGTGGACCCTACACCATGCTCGAGGCGATGGCGTGTGGCACCCCGGTCATCGCCACGCCGGTCGGGCTGGTCCCCAACGTGATCGAGGACGGCGTCAACGGGATCCGGGTGAGCGCGACCGATTCCGTTCCCGCCCTGGTCGAGGGAATCGAACGATTCCTGGCGCTCTCTCCCGAGGCCCGTGCGGAATTGGGCGGCCGGGCCCGCGAGATCATCGTGAGGAATCACGACGCCGAGCACCACTTCGCGCGACTGCGCGCCATCCTCCACGAAGTGGCTGGCCGATGA
- a CDS encoding glycosyltransferase family 9 protein, with product MPAPRILLVRFSSIGDLLLTTPLIRALRTRHPTARISMVVREDMAETVRHNPRLNEVITWKRGSPLGALAATLRRTEWTHRLDLHGSLRTLALRQLVGGRWSGYSKHRVRRTLLIRSGGARGGLLGPVAERYFEAAVGLDVVPDGGPAEFFVTAEAQREAAEFLTENGVGGARTMIALAPGAAHATKRWPVEHWEALARRLRATCDLVVLGGPGDREAAAAIAEAGGPGAVSAAGRFSLSGTAALLKQARAMVGGDTGVTHLATAVGTPVVALYGPGVEAFGFFPYRARATVLQRDLPCRPCTPHGGPVCPLGHHRCLVDIQPEVVERALVALPK from the coding sequence ATGCCTGCCCCCCGGATCCTCCTGGTGCGCTTCTCGTCGATCGGCGACCTGCTCCTGACGACCCCGCTGATTCGGGCGTTGCGAACCCGACATCCGACCGCTCGCATCAGCATGGTGGTCCGCGAGGACATGGCGGAGACGGTGCGCCACAATCCGCGGCTCAACGAGGTGATCACCTGGAAGCGCGGTTCCCCCCTTGGCGCCCTGGCTGCGACCCTGCGCCGGACGGAGTGGACCCACCGGCTCGACCTGCATGGCTCGCTGCGCACACTGGCCTTGCGGCAGCTGGTGGGCGGCCGCTGGAGCGGCTATTCGAAGCATCGGGTGCGCCGGACCCTGCTGATTCGCAGCGGCGGGGCCCGTGGCGGCCTGCTCGGCCCGGTGGCGGAGCGCTACTTCGAGGCAGCGGTCGGGCTCGATGTGGTCCCGGATGGGGGGCCGGCCGAGTTCTTCGTCACGGCGGAGGCCCAGCGGGAAGCCGCGGAATTCCTGACCGAAAACGGCGTGGGAGGGGCGCGCACCATGATCGCGCTCGCCCCTGGCGCGGCGCACGCCACGAAGCGGTGGCCCGTCGAGCACTGGGAGGCACTCGCGCGGCGGCTGCGGGCCACGTGTGACCTGGTGGTGCTGGGTGGTCCGGGTGATCGCGAGGCGGCCGCCGCGATCGCCGAGGCTGGCGGCCCCGGGGCGGTGAGTGCGGCGGGCCGATTTTCCCTCTCCGGCACGGCCGCGCTGCTCAAGCAGGCCCGAGCGATGGTCGGGGGAGATACCGGCGTGACCCATCTCGCGACGGCGGTCGGCACTCCGGTGGTGGCCCTCTACGGCCCCGGCGTCGAAGCCTTCGGCTTCTTCCCGTATCGCGCTCGGGCGACGGTGCTTCAGCGCGACCTCCCCTGCCGACCCTGTACCCCGCATGGCGGGCCGGTCTGCCCGCTCGGCCACCATCGCTGCCTGGTCGACATCCAGCCCGAGGTGGTGGAGCGGGCGTTGGTGGCGCTCCCCAAGTGA
- a CDS encoding PglZ domain-containing protein gives MPRPRTILWIDDEIETLDSQVLFLEQQGFTVERAANGDDALALLRRQPYGVILLDEQMPGLRGLELVPLLRAIDGSIPVVMVTKSEEPETLRDAIGAEIADYLIKPVSPRQVLSVITRLLEGDRIRQQRLSRDFVTRFRELEGRRGEHLAWREWVEFVAELAEWEVKLGQADEPGLQEALRNLQESVRMDFARFIEANYPGWLAKRGTDRPPLSVDVVSEFLRPTFEVHGRVMLVVVDCLRLDQWAMIRPIVERYFDVEVDHYFSIVPTATPYSRNAIFSGLYPSEFFARHPAWWDEREETSLNAHESELLVEQLRELMGRDVPVHYEKIFSTPDGEAMLRRLSGHLARDGVTALVFNFIDQLTHGRTENEALFEVARDTTALRALTRTWFERSPLVEALKEAERRGVPVILTTDHGSIHCHTPATVFARRDASANLRFKFGEDIRVEDPSAAILVEDLAAWGIPERQIGARLLLATGDRFFVYPTKLREYQARYRGAFLHGGVSPEEVILPVALLLPRRT, from the coding sequence ATGCCTCGACCCCGCACCATCCTTTGGATTGACGACGAGATCGAGACGCTCGACTCGCAGGTGTTGTTCCTCGAACAACAGGGCTTCACCGTCGAGCGGGCCGCCAATGGCGACGATGCGCTCGCGCTGCTTCGTCGGCAGCCCTACGGCGTGATTCTGCTCGACGAGCAGATGCCGGGGCTCCGCGGACTCGAGCTGGTGCCGTTGCTCCGGGCCATCGACGGCTCGATTCCGGTGGTGATGGTCACCAAGTCGGAGGAACCGGAAACGTTGCGCGATGCGATCGGTGCCGAGATCGCCGACTACCTCATCAAGCCGGTCTCGCCGCGTCAGGTGTTGTCGGTGATCACGCGCCTGCTCGAGGGAGATCGCATTCGGCAGCAGCGATTGTCCCGCGACTTCGTGACGCGCTTTCGCGAGCTCGAGGGTCGCCGCGGTGAGCATCTGGCCTGGCGGGAGTGGGTCGAGTTCGTCGCCGAACTCGCCGAGTGGGAGGTCAAGCTCGGGCAGGCGGATGAGCCGGGGCTGCAGGAGGCGCTGCGCAATCTGCAGGAGAGCGTGCGGATGGACTTCGCGCGGTTCATCGAGGCCAACTATCCGGGGTGGCTCGCCAAGCGCGGGACCGACCGGCCACCGCTGTCGGTCGACGTCGTCTCCGAGTTCCTCCGCCCGACGTTCGAGGTGCACGGGCGGGTGATGCTGGTGGTGGTCGACTGCCTCCGCCTCGATCAGTGGGCGATGATCCGCCCCATCGTCGAGCGGTACTTCGACGTCGAGGTCGATCACTATTTCTCGATCGTTCCGACGGCCACGCCCTACAGTCGCAACGCGATCTTCTCGGGACTCTATCCCTCGGAGTTCTTCGCGCGCCATCCGGCCTGGTGGGACGAGCGCGAGGAGACGTCGCTCAACGCCCACGAGTCGGAGCTGCTGGTCGAGCAGTTGCGCGAGCTGATGGGCCGCGACGTGCCGGTGCACTACGAGAAGATCTTTTCGACGCCCGACGGCGAGGCGATGCTGCGCCGCCTCTCGGGGCACCTCGCGCGCGATGGCGTCACGGCGCTGGTCTTCAACTTCATCGATCAGCTGACACACGGCCGCACCGAGAACGAGGCGCTGTTCGAGGTGGCACGCGACACCACCGCGCTCCGCGCCCTGACCCGCACCTGGTTCGAGCGCTCGCCGCTCGTCGAGGCGCTGAAGGAAGCGGAACGCCGCGGGGTGCCGGTGATCCTGACGACCGACCACGGTTCCATCCACTGCCACACCCCGGCCACCGTCTTCGCCCGGCGCGACGCCTCGGCGAACCTCCGCTTCAAGTTCGGCGAGGACATTCGCGTGGAAGATCCGTCGGCCGCCATTCTGGTCGAGGACCTCGCGGCGTGGGGGATTCCCGAGCGCCAGATCGGGGCGCGCCTGCTGCTTGCTACCGGCGACCGCTTCTTCGTCTATCCCACCAAGCTCCGTGAGTATCAGGCGCGCTATCGCGGCGCGTTCCTCCATGGCGGCGTCTCCCCCGAGGAAGTGATTCTCCCGGTGGCGTTGCTGTTGCCGAGGCGCACCTGA